In one Brienomyrus brachyistius isolate T26 chromosome 5, BBRACH_0.4, whole genome shotgun sequence genomic region, the following are encoded:
- the LOC125742357 gene encoding uncharacterized protein LOC125742357, protein MGKFPIILHFLALVVFGFLIPLASGKCNKTKNLTNENETRQSITENGLSYQNKTSGNTSVEICNARVVNYASSWILNALDNITNHLFCVIYNNEGFSGEKLLMLENDLTRIMESTLNIYNNLKNNDTESTAIIDLFGALNTNNHNQNNGEDMSIWFKIKIQPLLPFLTKEFLTLLSTKNFTCQSYQAIVNGFNEQFSTMNIETQQMIYRNFMLMYLSRKDISDPGCLSESNGMKDWIEKNFGLYFIFVTLEDLVNMEENISVVEVLPSLSTEQIVDLLLEALSNTLENETVVINVVSSLLTSLKGQELDEFFDNFAQVTEKRNLTVIENSAVRNIMLNLTLTALAPRLDTFAPNDFAIWFQHYLVVLMPSLQPSSLDVIPRNITCQSYRAIFTGLDQSIESLSQDLTHGIESCKVLLMQRAPYMCTPLSVAGHCEDTPINDRDVCSALQGSPSDQLVAHQSAAGMLCNFSIADFVCSPEAEFTKENLISLLQCKLATSLSYPLLTWKLIFTKFSAVLDEALDSYSDMVHRIPSRSNAFSIGYISTLQATRYSLITCKQE, encoded by the exons ATGGGAAAATTTCCCATCATTCTGCACTTCCTGGCCTTGGTGGTCTTTG GCTTTCTTATACCCCTGGCTTCAGGAAAG TGCAATAAAACGAAAAACCTTACCAATGAAAATG AAACAAGGCAGTCTATCACGGAAAATGG GCTTTCTTACCAAAACAAGACATCAGGCAATACCTCTGTAGAAATTTGCAACGCACGCGTTGTAAATTATGCAAGCTCATGG ATCTTAAATGCACTGGACAACATCACCAACCACTTGTTTTGTGTCATTTACAACAATGAAGGCTTCTCGGGAGAGAAGCTCTTAATGCTTGAAAATGACCTCACAAGAATCATGGAATCCACCCTGAATATCTACAATAACCTA AAAAATAATGATACGGAGTCCACTGCTATTATTGATTTGTTTGGAGCTTTAAACACAAACAACCACAATCAAAACAATGGGGAAGACATGAGCATATGGTTCAAGATAAAAATCCAACCACTCTTACCATTTTTAACCAAGGAATTCCTGACGCTCCTGAGCACTAAAAATTTCACCTGTCAGTCCTACCAAGCAAT AGTTAACGGTTTTAACGAGCAGTTTTCAACAATGAACATTGAAACACAGCAAATGATATATAGAAATTTCATGCTTATGTACCTCTCAAGAAAAGATATATCAG atcCTGGATGCTTATCAGAATCAAATGGAATGAAAGATTGGATAGAAAAAAACTTTGgtctatattttatttttgtaacacTGGAAGATTTGGTCAACATGGAGGAAAATATCTCTGTG GTGGAAGTTCTTCCCTCACTCTCTACAGAACAAATAGTGGACCTGTTACTCGAAGCCCTAAGTAACACTCTGGAAAATGAAACTGTCGTAATTAACGTGGTCAGCAGCTTGTTGACTTCTCTAAAAGGCCAGGAACTAGATGAGTTCTTTGATAATTTTGCACAAGTCACAGAGAAG AGAAACTTAACCGTCATCGAAAACTCTGCTGTAAGGAATATCATGCTAAACCTGACCTTGACAGCACTGGCACCCAGACTTGATACCTTTGCACCAAACGACTTTGCAATTTGGTTCCAACACTATTTGGTGGTGCTGATGCCTAGCCTTCAACCTAGCAGTTTGGATGTCATCCCCAGGAACATTACCTGCCAGTCGTACCGTGCCAT ATTCACTGGGCTTGACCAAAGCATTGAATCTCTTTCACAAGACCTCACCCATGGCATTGAATCCTGCAAGGTCTTGCTAATGCAAAGAGCTCCATACA TGTGCACACCGCTGTCTGTCGCTGGTCAC TGCGAAGATACACCGATCAATG ATAGAGACGTTTGTTCCGCTCTTCAGGG ATCTCCATCCGACCAGTTGGTGGCACATCAGAGCGCAGCTGGGATGCTCTGCAACTTCAGCATTGCTGATTTTGTCTGTTCCCCA GAAGCGGAATTCACAAAGGAAAATCTGATCAGTCTCTTGCAGTGCAAACTGGCCACTAGCCTTAGTTACCCGTTATTAACCTGGAAGCTGATTTTCACCAAATTCTCTGCGGTCCTTGATGAAGCATTGGATTCATACTCAGATATGGTACACCGAATTCCGAGCCGATCTAATGCATTCTCTATCGGTTATATCTCCACTTTACAAGCTACTAGATATTCCTTGATAACCTGTAAGCAAGAGTAG
- the LOC125742358 gene encoding uncharacterized protein LOC125742358, whose protein sequence is MVLSCGVLKNAEQIALVFDHLEEITPFQSIDEFLTELAKGSELADITTAVRDVMMNRTFSVILSHFHEFYRQDWIDWFTVKLTVLLPSFNAEMLSITLSYVNCTDYQVIVFGMDKVFPEMTSDQIKEITTVLVAYLKEAIFQKHDSACQLNAQNHAEWLYINLGNFSGYVNYSELKVFNITWLQSLATLSPAQTAEMLLSSGTLNNTSQIDAVFDHLEIGNPFQNVDEFLTELAQSPTVSTSSCKCKIH, encoded by the exons ATGGTACTGAGCTGCGGTGTACTGAAAAACGCAGAACAGATAGCTCTTGTGTTTGACCACCTGGAGGAAATAACCCCTTTCCAGAGCATTGATGAATTCCTGACGGAACTGGCCAAAGGCTCCGAG CTTGCAGATATCACAACTGCAGTACGGGATGTCATGATGAATCGGACTTTCTCAGTCATCCTCAGTCATTTCCATGAATTTTATAGGCAGGACTGGATCGATTGGTTCACTGTCAAGCTGACAGTCCTCCTTCCCAGTTTCAATGCAGAGATGCTTTCCATTACACTCTCTTATGTCAATTGCACTGATTACCAAGTCAT TGTTTTTGGAATGGACAAGGTCTTCCCAGAAATGACATCTGATCAAATCAAGGAAATAACCACGGTTTTGGTTGCATACCTCAAGGAAGCCATTTTCCAAAAGCATGATTCAG CCTGCCAACTGAACGCTCAAAACCATGCTGAGTGGCTGTACATCAACTTAGGAAATTTCTCCGGATATGTGAACTACTCTGAGCTGAAGGTCTTTAACATCACTTGG CTCCAATCACTGGCAACACTATCACCAGCCCAAACTGCTGAGATGCTACTGAGCTCTGGTACACTGAACAACACAAGCCAGATAGATGCTGTGTTTGACCACTTGGAGATCGGTAACCCCTTCCAGAACGTCGATGAATTTCTGACGGAACTGGCCCAAAGTCCAACGGTGAGCACCTCCAGCTGTAAATGCAAAATCCACTGa